In Halodesulfovibrio marinisediminis DSM 17456, the sequence TCGTATTTGAAACCTTCTCAAGAGCTTCTGCGAAAGATAACTTCTTGGTACGGCACAACTTAAGTGCATCGCTTTGCAGATTTTCTGCAGACTTACCCGTCTTACTGCTATACGACTTGAAAAATTCAGAAACTTCTTTGTTGAACTGCGCCGACTGCTCTGAGTAATTTTGCTTCACATAAGAATTAACAGAATCTACAACACTCATAGGATCCCCCAAATATTTAATGAAATAACAAACCTGTCACACTAAGCCATTGCTGGTGTGCCACCCACAATTGTGGCCATGGACTCGTTTCCTTTATCAACAATCTGTTTCACCGATTTGAGAGTGTCATTCAGAACATCCATCATCTTGTTAATATGATCTAGTTCCTGTTCATCCATGGCTCTCAGTTTCTCAAGAAGCGCATCAATTTTAATAGTCTTGATCTGAGCAAGGGCGGCTTCATATTTCTGCACACTATCCGCAATGCCGAGGGAACCGGAACTAACAGATACCGCCCCCTGCGCAAGGTTAGTCCACTTGCTTGCATTATGAAGTGCTACCATTGCTCTTTTCAAAACGCTTGCAACCCTAGACGCAGTGGATGCAACCTTACTAGCTGTTGCCGCAGTCTGACTTGCAACCTTCGCAGCATTTGCACCTACCGTTGCTGCTGTTGAAGCTGCACGTGAAGCAATAACCCCTGCGGCACCAGCGCCAATACTTGCCGCAAGCATTGCAACCCCAACTAAAACCGGACCAAGAATATTAGCGATTTTGTCTGGAACGCCGCATTCTTTAAGGAGTGCTGTTAGCCCAGCCCCAAGAGAGACCTTCCCTCCTGAAGCTTCAGATGCAATTTCATTACAAAGGGCAATTCCAGCAACAACCCCCATAACAACGGCGCTTGCCGCCCCGCCTGTCGCAACAACTGCTGCTGCCGCAACAACAGCTCCAAGGATGATTCCTATCCACTTAAGCGCTTTCAACCAACCAGAAACTTTACTCTTTTTTGCAGCTTTCTCCAGCTCTTTCACACGCTTTTCGAGAAGCTCCATTCGATTTTTCGAACTGGACTTAACCTGATCGATCGACCCTTTAATACCTTGGCGTCTCTCCTTTTCAGAAATAGAATCAACTAAGGTCTCCAAACTTACACCTGCCAAGCCTTTTACTGGCACTGGCAACGGTGGCTTAGATTGTACAGTTTTAGAAGTATCTGACGGAATCGACGCTTCAACCTGACGAGGAGCACCTTTTTTTGAATGCTCACCAGCCGCTACTCCATCCACACCAGGAGTGTAACCCGGAGCCACACTAGGATTAGGTAATCTATCTATCGCCATAGACTTACTCTCCAACAGATTGCATTTGCTCAAGCGTAGCTTGTGCTCGAGCTACATACGCATCAAGATCTTGATCACTTTCTGCGGCAAGTTCTACGCCAGCTTCAAGTGCAAGCTTTGCAGCTTCAAAATTTCCCACTTTGTACAAGCAAGTACCACCAAACAAAGAAATAATCGGGTTTTCCGGCTCAAGAAAACCAGCCATTGCATACGCTTCTATTGCAATGTCCAAGGCTTCAAGTTCTTGCGCACAACCTGCAAGACCAAGCCAGAAACGAGATTCAAGATGATTCATCAACGTAAGCAACTTAAACACTTCAAAGGCGTCTTTATAGTTACCCGCCATATACTTTTCGTATGCAAATGCATATGTGTGTTCCATATCATCTTCGCTAATCCCTTGCAGTTCTGAGAGAACAGCTCCATCTTCGAGTACAGCTTTTAAAGCTTTTGCTAACAATTCATCCTGTTCTTCAACCATCGTCTGCTCTTCAATCATAGTCGACATATGCTTCTCCTAACGTGTCAAAATTGTGTTTAAAGTCTGCTTGCCATCACTGATGGCCTTATGAGCGCCCTGAAGAAAGTTATTATACTGCCCCATAAAATCCTGAAGACGAATCATTTGAGTCTGGGTATCTGTGCCAAGGCTTTCGATTTTTGTATCAATTCTTGCAATCGCCGCTTTGATGTCTTCTTTCTTCATCTTGATTACATCATTTGGACTATGCCCAGATCTCTTTATCCAATACAAAACCAACTTTTCGCCTTTCGCCTTATCACCCAACGTTGGAAGCTTAAGGCCGTTCTCTTTCATCCAATCTTTTAATGACCTCGTTTTACCGAAAGAATCCTTAAAAGTTGTCGAATTTACATCTACGGCTTCATCATCGCCTGCATCTGAAAGCTTGCCTTGAAGGGCCTGCTTGGCAGCATAGGCATCTTTTAATCTCGACTGCCTTCTTTTGATCGTTTCCATCATATCTTTTGCTTTTGTTTTGGCATTTTCAGAAGCCAACATCTGCAATTCGGCAAACATTCTGCTCAAGCTTTTACCACCAACAACATCAGCACCGACTCCTGCAGGGCCACCTGCTTTATCAAAATGAATAGACATGTGTACTCCGTATTTTTACCTGCCCCCCCGACATAATCATTGAAATAATACTTTAGAGTCAGGTATGAAGTTTGTATTGTAGGATAATATTATCGTGATAAAATTGCGTTCAGAGTCTGCTTACCATCACCAGTGGTCCTATGCGCACCCTGTAAGTAGTTATTATACTGCCCCATAAAGTCTTGAAGGCGAATCATCTGGGACTGAGTATCTGTACTCAAGCTTTCAATGTGGGTAGTAATTCTTGGAATAGCAGCCTTAATGTCATCGTTAGTCAAAAACACATCAGTTGTTTTTATGCCAACCAACTTTTGTATGCCTAAAAAGATATTCTTATTCATATGCGTTTTTTTAGCCGCCTCATCCGCTCTCTCACCCGACGATGAAACCTTATAGCCATGATCCTTCATCCAATCTTTTAACAGCCTTTTTTTACCTGTAGAATCAGTAAACGTTTTGGTATTAATATTTACAGGCTTATAATCTGCCGAAGGACGCAGCTCTTTGAGCAAGTTTTTAACAATGTATGAATCTTTTAAGTCGGTCTGTCTTTTTTTTATCGCATCCATTAACTCTGTTGCTTTTGTTTTGGCATTATCAGAAGCTAGCATCTGCAACTCAGCAAACATTCGGCTCAAGCTTTTACCACCAACAACATCGCCACCTACCCCAGAAGGACCACCAACCTTATCAAACTGAATAGACATATTCCGCTCCAAAGACTGTATAATGAATTAATCTGAAAAATTTAAAAAAGTTAAATTAAAGCCGATAGGTCAAAAACTTACTCATGAGGAAGAGTTAACAGCTACTCTTCTAACGTGATAAAATTGCATTCAAGGTCTGTTTGCCATCACCGATAGACTTATGTGCTCCCTGAAGGAAGTTGTTGTATTGTCCCATAAAGTCCTGAAGGCGAATCATCTGCGTCTGAGTATCTGTTCCCAGACTTTCAATATGGGTATCAATCCTTGCGATGGCGGCTTTAATATCGTCTTTACTCAGTTTCGACTTTGGATTAGCAACGCCATTATTCTCCATCCACTTATTTAATGACATGGCATTGCCTCTAGCGTCCTTATAAGACTCGCGATATGTGTAAATGCCGTACGTTGCCCTATCTTTCGCACTTTGAAGAGCCTTCTTACAAGCATACGCATCTTTAAGCCTTGTCTGCTTCGTCTTAATCGTATCCATCAGATCTGTTGCTTTTGTTTTGGCATTATCAGAAGCCATCATCTGCAATTCAGCAAACATTCTACTTAAGCTTTTGCCACCGACAACATCCCCACCAATTCCTGAGAGACCATTTGTTTTATCAAACTGAATTGACATTTTTCGCTCCAAATACGACACACTGACTTAATCAAAAAACTCGACACATACAGGTCAAAAGCTTACTCACAAGCAAAGCTAACTATCCCCCCTTACTCATGAGTAAGATTAAACACCTGCTCTTCTACCGTGATAAAATTGCATTCAAAGTCTGTTTGCCATCACCAATAGATTTGTGCGCACCCTGAAGGAAGTTGTTGTATTGTCCCATAAAGTCCTGAAGGCGAATCATCTGAGTCTGGGTATCCGTACCCAAGCTCTCAATATGGGTATTAATCCTTGCAATAGCCGCTTTCACCTCATCTTTATTCAGCTTCGTCCCGGGATTACTAATGCCATTCTTCTTCATACCTTCTTTTAATTTTACGGTCTTACCGCTAGCATCCTTATAAGTCGTGCTATTTGTGTTCACACCATCCTTCTTACCCTGAAGAGCCTGTTTACAAGCATACGCATCTTTAAGCTTTTTCTGCTTTGTTCTGATAGTATCCATCAAATCTGTTGCCTTCTTTTTGGCATTATCAGAAGCCAACATCTGCAGTTCAGCGAACATTCGGCTTAAGCTTTTACCACCAACAACATCCCCACCAACACCTGAAAGACCACTTGCTGAATTAAAATGAACAGACATTTTTTACTCCATACATTGTAATAGGTTGACTCTATTTTAAGCTAACAAGATGCATTATACACGCATCATCCCTCGACGATTCATCGGAGCCTTTGCAGAAGAAACTGGTTCAACTACTCGCACATTTTCTGCACCCGCACGCTCCGCTTCTCGCTGACAGTTTTTCATTGCTTCTTGAACTTCAGCAGGGGCAGCAGCCAGCGCCTCTTCGTACGTAGCAAATTCACTCTGCCCCAAAATTGATGTAAGTTCCTCGCGCTGCTCATTCAGTGCCTCAAGCTGCTCTTCAAGCATGTCTACTTCATTAAGTAGGTTCTCAATATTCATAAAAAATCTCCTTACCTTTAGATCAAAACAGTACTTTCAATTAAGCACAAAACATGCCAACTCATAACCAACTAAAATACAAAGTCTTTTTTAAAAAAGCACTGTTGCCAGCTTCTGCAACTTTTTTTGGCACTTGGCAAAAGTCTTGGTACTCGGCACGCAAATTTGTCCAGCCTGAACGCCTCGTTGAAAGTTTTACCTATTGTTAAAAAACCACTAAAACGCCCCGCCTCATTCACAAACAACTACAAGTTATTCTTCACGCATATCTGTTCATGAATGTATAAAACGGGTTCCGCCCTAACGTGATAAAATTGCGTTCAAAGTTTGTTTTCCATCGCCGATAGCTTTGTGGGCACCCTGAAGAAAGTTGTTGTATTGCCCCATAAAGTCCTGAAGACGAATCATTTGTGTCTGGGTATCTGTGCCCAAACTTTCAATATGGGTATTAATCCTTGCAATTGCTGCTTTAACATCGTCTTTCTTCATAACTAGCTTCGGATTCTTAATGCCATTTTGCGGCATCCAGAGCCAAGCATTCGTCAATTTGCCTGATGAATCTTTAAAATTCGCGTGTAATGGTGATACGGTCTTATCATCATTATCCGACTTCGACTGAAGCTCCTGAAGAGCCTGTTTACAAGCGTAGGCATCTTTTAATCTGGTTTGTTTTGTTTTGATTGTATCCATCAAGTCTTTTGCTTTTCTTTTAGCGTTGTCAGAAGCCATCATCTGCAACTCAGCAAACATTCTGCTTAAGCTTTTGCCACCAACAACATCATTACCAACACCTGAAAGACCACCCATTTTATCAACGTTCATAGACATAATTCACTCCGTATATTGTTCCCTTTTTCCTTACTCCCCAAAATAACTATACAGTAACAGAACGCACCTTGGGACTTTAACGGAAAGATCAGGTAACTACTCACTCATATCCAGCACAGAGCATTCTGCTTCTTGCTGACTACTTTTCATTGCTTCTTGAACTTCCGCAGGTGCAGCAGCTAACGCCTCTTCATAGGTCGCAAATTCACTCTGTCCCAAAACCGATGAAAGCTCCTCATGCTGTTCATTAAGCGCCTGAAGCTGCTCTTCAAGAGAATCAACTTCACTAATCAACTTCTCAATATTCATAAGAAAATCCCTTCTAATTGAATTTTTAATCGTTACACCTGACTAAGCACAACGCGTGCCAAAACTTAACATGCTAGAAAAAAAGAGCTTTTTTCAAAAAAACCTAAAAAGCTCAACTTGCAACTTTTTAGGCACATAGCAAAAATGTTGGCACTCACCGCAATGATTCTGCCTGCTTAAGAGCCCCTTCTTGCGTTTCAAATATTGTTAGCAACGCATTAAACCCAGACACCTCAAAAATATCCTTCACAAACGAAGATAAATTACAAAAAAACAGCTGGGTACCGTATCTCCTGCTCTGCTTCACCATTAAAAGCAACGTGCGAAGCCCAGCAGAGCTTAAGTACTCGACACCTTCCATATCAATCACGACAGCTATTCTGTCTGAAAGAATATGATGCGCTAGATTTTTTTCGAGTATTGACCCCGACACAACATCCAAATGGCCTGAAAGGTGCATAAGAAGGGATGTCCCAACAACTTCTTCCGTAATTTTTATTCTATTTTCTTCATTCATGGGCAGTCATCAAAATTACTTTGTCTCTAAAAAAGAAATCGCATCCTGAACCGACTCTTCAACATGCAAGATAGACAAAAAGCCTGATATCTTAAAAACATCGTATATAGTTGAAGAGAGATTGCAGAAAATGATTTCGCCCCGCTGCATTTTAACTTTTTTCATGAGCATCAAAATAGAACGCAGCCCTGCTGAACTGATATAACTTACATTTTCAAAATTAATTACAGTCTTAGAGCCATCATACTCTATGTGTTCAATGCATAACACTTCAAATTGCTGTGCAGTACTTGCATCAAGACTTCCTTCTGCATGCAATATTCCTATTGATTCTACTTTATCAAATGCAACCTTCAATTTAACAATCCTCAAAATAAGTTTTTATAGACAAATAAAAGTTTTTTTTTTGCATTTATTTTTTTTTAAGATTTGCAACATAATTTTTTTCAATAAAATATTTACATCGTTCTTATTTAGAACTATCACGACTATAGAATTTTGTGCGTAATTCAACGTTAAAGCGATACTATATATTTTTTTTCAACAAGACAAACAAATTATAAAAAAAACACGTAGTAATATACAAGTAAACTTAGCAGTAACATGTACCATGCTTTTTAAAGTGGTTAATTTTTGGTTAAGACAACTGCAAAGCAATCTCTATTTTTTACTACAACAACGAAACATGAACACTGTTTATAAAAAATAGAACGATGCAACAGGACACATTATTTATGAACCGTATTCTATTGAAGCTCATAATAGCATCCCTCTTTCTGCTCGCAGGTACACAACCTTTGATCGCAGCTTCTCCCACTCACGTACGCATTGCATATATTGAAGGAGGACCATTCTGGCTTTACGACAGAACCTATACCGCCTTCAAGAAAGCGCTAAGCACTTACACTGACATCAAGCCAACCTACGTAGAAAAATTCAGCATTGGTTGGGATTCTTCCCCAGAAATCCTAAAAAAAACAGCCCAGACTATCTCTGAAAGAGAAGATCTGGACCTAATTATCGCAGCCGGAACTGCAGCAAGTAAGGCCATGCAATCGGCCACTAATAAAAGAGTTCCGGTTATTGGTATTGGTATCGCTGATCCGATCGCAGCAAATCTAGTTCGAACGAATAACGAATCAGGAGCGCCGAATTTTATCTGTAGAATCACACCGGACAGATGGAAGAATATGTATAGAGTTTTTTACGATGTAGTCCGCTTTAAACACCTTGGACTCATGTACAGTAAAGATGAATATGGAAAACTCTACGCTGCGGTCTCCGATGCAGAGCAAGTTGCAAAGGAATTGGGATTTTCTCTTGTAATTAAAGAAATTGATGATGAAAGCACAGAATCTTGTACGGAAGGACTAAAGTGGCTTTCAGAAAATGGTGCTGATGCCTTTTTCATGGGACCATTGTTATGCTTTGACTGGTCACTGCAGGACATCACACCAACAATGAATTATATTAACAACGAATTAAAGCTGCCTACTTTTGCACGTGATGGCTCTGCTTTTGTTCAAGGCGGTGCACTCATGGGATTTGCCTCATGGAATATCGACCCGATCGGACGCCGTATCGCAAGCATGGCGCACCAAGTTGTAAAGGGTAAGCCGATCAATCAAATAGCGCTCCGAGATACAACAGAACCAACTATCGCTGTTAATCTTGAGACAGCGCTCAAAGTTGACATTGATCTTCCACTTGATCTGCTCATCGTTGCAGATGAAATTTACGAAACGACATCAACACCTTCATTTAATTAATCCATGTCACGTGCAATCAAAAAACTGTTCACAGCCTCATTAATTCTTATTGCCTGTGTCCAACTCTTCACACTCATGCTCTCTTCTTCGACATTGAGAACAGAGCTCACACGTATTTCGCTTTCCAGTTACAAAGGTATTGCAACTCAACTTGAGGCAACTATTGAACGTGGTCTGCGATTTGGGCGTCCGTTAGATGGATTTGCTTCCATGCAATCACATTTATCCAAGGCAAAGAGTATGGCTGGAGATATTGAGGCGCTGCACATTACCGATCCAGACGGAAAAGTCCTCTACACAACGGCACCTGTCACCCCAACCGCCTTTAAGGATCTGGAGCAAAATTCTCTTACTGACGAGTGGCTAAAGGACGGTGATTCTCGACTCACCATACGCCCACTGTATGGGTACAAAAATGAAAAGAAGGGATTTCTTGTAGTTAAAATCGGAACACACGGAATCACTCAGACCGTACGAGATTTTTTGTACACCACAGGATTAATTTCCACGGTTATCTCGTTTATAACTGCAGGGCTACTTTTCGCACGGTTGCTTTTCTGGAAAGCCCAATCACACATTAACCCACTAGCTGACAAAAAGTTCCGAACTACCCTGTTCGTCTTTTTTTCCATCAGCCAAGTTGCATATGGAATCACGACATACCACCTGTTCAACCAAAAATTGGACATTTCTACAAACCAAAAGCTCTTACAAGTTAGTGATTCTCTTACATACAGCCTTGAATATCTTCTTGATAAGCGCATTAATATCGCAAAACTTCACGGCACCACAAAAGAACTTAAAGAACTTATAACCAAAACTCCTGAATTGATTGGTGCAAGTCTGAGCTTTATTGAAGGTACTCCCAAGTCCTATGGAAATGTCACAGGAAAAAATATTACTATTCCTATTTCATCGGGAAAGTTCACTAATGCAGTAGAAAGAAAAAGACATGGGACGCTGAAACTTTATGTAAATACAGCAGCACAACAGAAAATCCTGACTTCTGTTGCCCTGAACATGGGAACAACACTCGTCATAGGCTTGCTTCTCCTTGGTGAACTTGCATCGCTTTTTGCGGAAAAAAACACCACAACACATCCCCAAACTACCACACCAGACAGCATAAGCACTCTAATAAGAGGTCTTTGTTTCATCTTCTTTTTCGGTTTTGATATGGTGCTGACATTTGCTCCGCTTGCCGCACGAAATCTAAATACTGCAACATCTGGAATCTCAAATAGCCTTGCAGGCAGCCTACCTATTTCGTGTGAGATGGCAGCAGCCGGCTTAGGAATATTTCTTGTTGGATTTTTAAGTGATAAATACCGCTGGTCTTCTCTTTTCACAACAGGTGTAATTTTCGCAACTGCTGGTTGCGTCTTTGGCGGTGCATCAACTAGCATCATCCCCTTTATTGTCGCCCGTGCACTTGCAGGACTTGGCTTCGGAATCGCTATCATGGCGGCACAGCTCAGCCTTGTAAGCTTAGAAAACAAAGCACAAGGTATGGGGAACATGTTTGCCGGAATATTAGCAGGAAGCCTTTGCGGTTCCGCTGCTGGAGCAATGCTCAGCGACCTATTTAACTATCAAATGGTATTCTATACCTCTGCCATATTCTGCGCATTTGCTCTTCTCCTTATCAAACCAGCAGCAAAAGTCAGTATAGAAACAAGCTGCCAGACCACCTCCACAGAATCTTCTTTAGACACTGTTCTTAGCCTTATAAAAACCCCAAAAATGTGGTCTACACTCATATTGGCAGGTTTACCTATTGCCATCTCTCTTTCTGGCTTTCTGTATTATTTTGTTCCCATTTTTTTAAACAACCAGGGAATAAATCAAGCCGATATTGGAAGGCTGTTCATGATCTACAGCCTTTGCATCATCTATCTTGGCCCTGTGCTTGGCTCTAAAATAGACAAAAGCAACAAAGCCTTTTTGTACACCACTATTGCTGTAATTCTTTCTGGAGCCGCACTTCTTATTGCAACGGCTTATCCAACCTTACCCGGATTTTCTGTAAGTGTTGCAATAACAGGCATTGCCCAATGCATCGCTGGATCAAGCGTGCTTCTCTATGTTCTGGCACTTCCAGGACTCCAAAAAAACAACAAAGAAAAGATGGCTTCCCTTTTCAGGCTCCTTGAACGTTCTGGACAGATTGCTGGGCCACTGCTCTTTGGTGTCATTGCAACAAGAAAAAGTTCATTGCAGGGAGTTTGCCTTACTGGCGTAACTTTCATTATTGCAGGATCGTTCTTCTATTTCATTGCAAATTCAAAACTTTTACTAAAATTGCTTTCTAAGGGGAAATTATGAGATTAGCGATTTTTTCAAAGGCCGACATTATCGGTGCATACAACCTGAACGCTTTGCTCAGTAATATTAAAAAATTAGCATCTGAAGTTACTATTTACCTTTCAGACAAAGTTTTTCCAAACGAGCGTGGATTTCAGCCAGTCGACACACTCACATTTTGCGAACGAGATTACCCCTTAACTCAACTGTTTCCTTCTCTTGAAAAACAGGAAAACAGAAACTCAAACTTACTCACCTTTCAAGAATTGAGCGCTGCATATAGTGCCAGAGTTGTATACATGGGAGACAACATTACTCCTGCCTGCAAAGAAGACATTAAAAATTTTGCTCCGGATCTTATCGTATCCATTCGACATGATTTCATTTTACCTACAGAAATTTTAGAAAGTGCTCGCATCGGCTGCATAAACACCCATCCGGGTAAACTTCCTTACTTCAGAGGGCTTTGCACACCTTTCTGGGCAATGCTTGAAAAGCAAGAAATTGCATATTGCACAGTACACCAAATGACAAAGAAGGTTGATTGCGGTCCTATTTTAGCACTCTCCCCATGGAAGCTGGATTATTCACGGTCATTGCTTTGGAATACAATTCAAATATATCAGCAAGGTATTAACGATCTTATTTCAATATTACACGACAGTTCACATACCGTTTGCACTATCTCAAAAAGTTGCAACGACGAATCAAAGGCTCGTTACTTTGGAGCCCCGTCAGCAGAAGAATTTAAGGCATTTTCCACATCTGGAAATATTGTAATTAATGAAGAAGATTATCAAAAAATTGTTGAGCCGTTCTATAACCGTTTTACACCAGCCTCTCCCGTCCTACCTCATAATGGGACTGCTGTTTATAATCACAGTCTGTAATTAAGCGGGAAAACATATGTCGATATGCAAAAAATTTAGTCTACTCATTATCACTGCTCTTGCTTTTCTTGCTCTGGGCGTCGGCTTCTTCAGCTCGCATAGTGTAGAAAAAAGCATGGGGGAAGCCCAACTCCAAGGTGTGAAGAACAGTGTTGCGCTTGGCACATTGAATGCGCAAAGCTTACACCGTACTCTTTTTGACTGGCGCATTCAGGAAGCTTCTCATACGAAGAAAAACCTACAAAGCATTCAAGCTATGATTGCAAACATCATTAAGCAGGCACCAAACCGCCCCTTAAAGGATGTGCTTAAGTCATTCCCCCTACCAGCAGGTCTAACTCTATTTGCATATAACAAAAACTCCTCCATCGTTGCCAAATCCGGTGAAGACATTCCTGCATTAAAATACTTTTCTACAATACAGGACATCAAAGGCCACTATGTGGCTAACAGGATGTATTCACTTGCCAAAAAAGGAAAAACTGCAACTTCTCTTGTCACTATAAAAGACAATACAAACCAAAAATACTTTGGAACACACCAATGGATTCCTGAATGGAACGTAGTTATAGGAATATGGACCGATATTGGAAAAATACAGAACAAAGAAAATGTTCTATTTAAAGCTCTTACAACAAATCTTTCCAGCACATTGCAAACTATTAATCACGGAAATTCCGGTTATGTTTTCATTATGGATGCTTCTGGAAAACTTATTGTTCCGGCACCAGATCTGCCGGATGATATCTCCTCATTATCAAATACTGAAACAAATAACTCCTTATTCTCCGATTTAAAGCAAGCAGCTTTAACTCCTGATAAAGCCATTACTTGCAGCCTTCCTCTCAAATCGCTTAGCGTAAACAGCGGTAGAAGATGGATCGCGTATGTTAATTCAATCAAGCCATTACAATGGTACATTGTAGGGGTTGCATACCTTGATGAAATTCAAGGACCGGGAAAAAGTCTCTCCCTCCGGCTGTTCTTTGCAATGCTGGGAGGTACGCTTCTAGTTACCGCTGGTACCATTTTCCTCTCCCGCAAGTTAACAACACCTCTTCAATTACTTGCGCAATATGCACATAACGTCCCTAATCAAGATTTCATGCAGGAAGAAAAGCAAGATCCACTGCTGAAACAGATGGCTTCTGCTGAATCAGCAGATGAAATCCGACGGCTTGCCGCTTCATTCTTATATATGGACAGTGCACTAAGAGCACGAGTGAAAGAACTCATGGCAACAAACGCTCAAAAAGAGCGTCTTACAGGTGAACTCAATGCAGCTCATGACATTCAAATGGGGTTACTCCCAGATCATCTTCCACCAGAACGCATGGGGAATTGTGGTGAAATTGACGCATACTTAACTCCGGCCAAAGAAATCGGCGGAGATTTATACGATTTCTTCATGCTCGACGAAAAAAGACTTTGCATCGTTATTGGTGATGTTTCAGACAAAGGAGTTCCCGCAGCTCTCTTTATGAGCATGACTATGACTCTCATCCGATCCGGCGTGCATCAGTACACCCATCCAGCAAAGCTCATGGAGATTATTAACAATACATTGGGGATGGATAACCCAAAATGTATGTTTGTCACTCTCTTTATTGGCATTCTTGATATTAGCAGTGGTGAACTGAAATATGCGAATGGCGGGCATAACCCTCTATTACTTCTTCAAACAGACAGCTCGGCCCCGAAATGGCTTGAAGGGCTAAGCGGTCCT encodes:
- a CDS encoding SpoIIE family protein phosphatase, with the protein product MSICKKFSLLIITALAFLALGVGFFSSHSVEKSMGEAQLQGVKNSVALGTLNAQSLHRTLFDWRIQEASHTKKNLQSIQAMIANIIKQAPNRPLKDVLKSFPLPAGLTLFAYNKNSSIVAKSGEDIPALKYFSTIQDIKGHYVANRMYSLAKKGKTATSLVTIKDNTNQKYFGTHQWIPEWNVVIGIWTDIGKIQNKENVLFKALTTNLSSTLQTINHGNSGYVFIMDASGKLIVPAPDLPDDISSLSNTETNNSLFSDLKQAALTPDKAITCSLPLKSLSVNSGRRWIAYVNSIKPLQWYIVGVAYLDEIQGPGKSLSLRLFFAMLGGTLLVTAGTIFLSRKLTTPLQLLAQYAHNVPNQDFMQEEKQDPLLKQMASAESADEIRRLAASFLYMDSALRARVKELMATNAQKERLTGELNAAHDIQMGLLPDHLPPERMGNCGEIDAYLTPAKEIGGDLYDFFMLDEKRLCIVIGDVSDKGVPAALFMSMTMTLIRSGVHQYTHPAKLMEIINNTLGMDNPKCMFVTLFIGILDISSGELKYANGGHNPLLLLQTDSSAPKWLEGLSGPVVGAIPNIPYTAHSITLQKGDILFAYTDGVTEAMNNEKKLFGEDALKEAFTQSANAHKTSLPSSIIDDIKNAVTTHADGAPQSDDITMLCLHYNPKANQDS